Proteins from one candidate division WOR-3 bacterium genomic window:
- the ugpC gene encoding sn-glycerol-3-phosphate ABC transporter ATP-binding protein UgpC, with protein sequence MAHLLLNKVTKIYDKNIYAAKDISFDVKDKEFTVLVGPSGCGKTTTLRLIAGLEQVDSGEIFIDEKCVNELSPKDRDIAMVFQNYALYPHMSVYDNIAFGLKMRRFPRDEIRKRVFEAAEILGIKDLLQRKPRQLSGGQRQRVAVGRAIVRQPKLFLFDEPLSNLDAKLRVQMRAELSRLHKKFEATVIYVTHDQIEAMTLGEKIVVLKDGEIQQCADPATLYNHPKNKFVAGFIGSPPMNFIEGVVKKVDDKIKFFNPNITLDLNKEFERFLNRDVIMGIRPTDFSISRGSPVNIVVDVIEPMGSELFVYGRCRELLLAARLPADTRTEPGAALRLRVEPEKLYIFDAKSEEALN encoded by the coding sequence ATGGCTCATCTTCTGCTGAATAAGGTTACAAAAATTTACGACAAAAACATCTATGCAGCGAAAGACATAAGTTTTGACGTGAAAGACAAGGAGTTTACTGTTCTTGTAGGTCCTTCAGGATGCGGCAAGACCACGACCTTAAGACTGATCGCCGGTCTGGAACAGGTCGATTCAGGAGAGATCTTCATCGACGAAAAGTGCGTTAATGAACTCTCTCCGAAAGATCGTGACATAGCAATGGTCTTTCAGAACTATGCACTCTATCCCCACATGAGTGTTTACGATAATATCGCATTCGGTCTGAAGATGCGCCGTTTTCCCCGCGATGAGATAAGAAAGCGGGTTTTCGAGGCTGCTGAGATACTGGGTATAAAAGATCTGCTTCAGAGAAAGCCCAGACAGCTTTCCGGCGGACAGAGGCAGCGGGTTGCCGTGGGCAGGGCGATCGTCAGACAGCCGAAACTGTTTCTGTTTGACGAACCGCTTTCAAATCTTGATGCAAAACTGCGGGTGCAGATGCGTGCCGAGCTTTCCCGTCTGCACAAAAAATTCGAAGCGACGGTGATTTACGTGACCCACGATCAAATCGAGGCGATGACCCTCGGTGAGAAGATCGTCGTGCTTAAAGACGGAGAAATTCAGCAGTGCGCCGACCCCGCTACCCTTTACAATCACCCGAAGAACAAATTCGTCGCCGGTTTTATCGGCAGTCCGCCGATGAACTTTATTGAAGGAGTGGTCAAAAAGGTCGACGATAAAATAAAGTTTTTCAATCCGAACATAACCTTAGATTTGAACAAAGAATTTGAAAGATTTCTGAACCGTGACGTCATAATGGGAATAAGGCCGACAGATTTTTCAATCAGCCGGGGTTCACCGGTCAATATCGTCGTGGACGTGATTGAGCCGATGGGCAGTGAACTTTTTGTTTACGGCAGATGTCGGGAGCTTCTGCTCGCCGCGCGCCTGCCCGCGGATACCCGGACCGAACCCGGCGCAGCGCTGAGGTTGAGGGTCGAGCCTGAAAAACTATATATATTCGATGCGAAGAGTGAAGAAGCGCTCAATTAA
- a CDS encoding T9SS type A sorting domain-containing protein yields MLLLFLSFCTVILSLKERITVKQTKEPIVQKFLIILIFIFGYGQISPDRILNKPLVPEQRAELYNGRDWEYEVVDSAACPKFNSLTIDTNNIPHIVYDKIYMKSVAYAHRSSGVWQKEMVDSAYLCFGFSIICDSNNNPHISYYVCKDSSFSKTYICHGCRQDNWIIDTLDSINGWLGNYFENINSSINIDTLGLPGIAYIVWNVEDSLHYIKYAHYDGIDWDTSVVEYDSAYANIQKAPTDYSPSLEFSSKNIPYIAFYHVYALYNSDTLKIAYYDDTLSKWIVDPVLCDIQAGIPVSLSLNSQGYPFIAHSAGGGLWCSWWDGFSWQHEYTGNDLGWTGIRIDLDLDSLDNPHIAYLPDPMVAHPCYSYKQNGMWYNCGWIEPDSSTLTTHADISFALDSNDQSHVCYPAQTSNAYFKYAKGTFVGIEEVSSKMPESRYELEVYPNPSRGIVNIAYTLLKYSDIELSIYDVTGSRMNVLKQEKIPPGYYQERIDTKNLSSGIYFVVLRQDNVKVSKKFLLVK; encoded by the coding sequence ATGCTCTTGCTGTTCTTATCTTTCTGCACCGTAATCCTCTCCTTAAAAGAGAGGATTACGGTAAAGCAAACAAAGGAACCTATTGTGCAAAAATTTCTAATAATACTTATTTTTATCTTCGGTTATGGTCAGATAAGTCCCGATAGAATCTTAAATAAGCCATTAGTTCCCGAACAAAGGGCAGAACTTTATAATGGGAGAGATTGGGAATATGAAGTTGTTGATAGTGCAGCTTGCCCTAAATTCAATTCTCTTACAATCGATACCAATAATATTCCACATATTGTTTATGACAAAATTTATATGAAGAGTGTGGCCTATGCCCATCGCAGTAGTGGTGTCTGGCAGAAGGAGATGGTAGACAGTGCTTACCTGTGTTTTGGTTTTTCTATAATTTGTGATAGTAATAATAATCCCCATATCAGCTATTATGTTTGTAAAGATAGTTCTTTTAGCAAAACTTACATCTGTCATGGCTGTCGGCAAGATAATTGGATAATTGATACACTTGATTCAATTAATGGTTGGCTTGGCAACTACTTCGAGAATATTAATTCATCGATTAACATTGATACTTTGGGTTTACCTGGAATCGCCTATATTGTCTGGAATGTTGAGGATTCACTGCATTACATTAAATATGCCCATTATGACGGGATAGATTGGGATACATCGGTGGTGGAGTATGATTCAGCCTATGCAAATATTCAAAAGGCACCAACTGATTACAGTCCATCATTAGAATTTAGCAGTAAAAATATACCGTATATTGCTTTTTACCATGTTTATGCACTTTATAACAGTGATACTTTGAAGATTGCTTATTATGATGATACACTCAGTAAATGGATCGTAGACCCAGTACTTTGTGATATCCAAGCAGGAATTCCTGTTTCTCTGTCATTGAATAGCCAAGGTTATCCATTCATTGCTCACAGCGCAGGTGGAGGTCTATGGTGTTCCTGGTGGGATGGTTTTTCCTGGCAACATGAATATACAGGTAACGATTTAGGCTGGACAGGCATCAGAATTGACCTTGATTTAGATAGTCTGGATAATCCACATATTGCTTATTTACCAGATCCGATGGTTGCGCATCCTTGTTATTCTTATAAACAGAATGGTATGTGGTATAATTGCGGCTGGATCGAACCAGATTCTTCTACTTTAACTACACATGCAGATATTTCATTTGCACTGGATAGTAATGATCAATCTCACGTGTGCTATCCTGCACAAACGTCAAACGCTTATTTCAAATATGCCAAAGGTACATTTGTGGGGATTGAGGAAGTGAGCAGTAAGATGCCAGAATCAAGATATGAATTGGAGGTTTATCCAAATCCGAGTCGAGGGATAGTAAATATCGCATATACTTTACTTAAGTATAGTGATATAGAGTTATCGATTTACGACGTCACTGGTTCAAGAATGAATGTGTTGAAGCAAGAGAAAATTCCTCCTGGTTATTATCAAGAAAGAATAGATACAAAGAATCTTTCCAGTGGTATCTATTTTGTTGTACTTAGACAGGATAATGTCAAGGTTAGTAAGAAATTTTTGCTTGTGAAATAA
- a CDS encoding T9SS type A sorting domain-containing protein has product MFYCHYTKRENLLPGYYQERIDIKDLPSGIYFVVLRQDNDKVTRKFLVVK; this is encoded by the coding sequence ATGTTTTATTGCCACTACACTAAACGAGAAAATCTACTTCCTGGTTATTATCAAGAAAGAATAGATATAAAGGATCTTCCCAGTGGTATCTATTTTGTTGTACTTAGACAGGATAATGACAAGGTGACCAGAAAATTCCTTGTTGTAAAATAA
- a CDS encoding methyltransferase domain-containing protein, which translates to MNAAALGFPDRFFDCVICIQNGIAVFDVEPKKLLQESIRVTKIRGTLFFSSYSDKIWDERLNWFKLQSEAGLLGEIDGSSLFCKITPLPDS; encoded by the coding sequence ATGAATGCAGCGGCACTCGGTTTTCCCGACAGGTTCTTTGACTGCGTTATATGTATCCAAAATGGAATCGCGGTCTTTGATGTGGAACCGAAAAAACTGCTGCAGGAAAGCATCCGCGTCACGAAGATCCGTGGAACCCTGTTTTTCTCAAGCTACTCTGATAAAATCTGGGACGAACGGTTGAACTGGTTCAAACTCCAGTCTGAAGCAGGGCTGCTCGGTGAGATTGACGGCTCCAGTTTATTTTGCAAAATAACGCCTCTGCCCGACTCTTAG
- a CDS encoding acetyl-CoA carboxylase carboxyltransferase subunit beta yields MWFKKKVKAKPEEKLQLPKDLWVKCETCGEILYRKELAKNLWICPKCTFHFRISCRNYISLLLDDAALQELNGNIEAKDPLDFPNYKKKLKAAQEKTKMKEGVVYGHAKIGGIPVVFAAMDFGFMGGSMGSVVGEKIARAIRLARKEGVPLIILSASGGARMQEGIFSLMQMAKTSAELALLAEKGLPYISVLTHPTTAGVMASYASLGDIIIAEPGALLGFTGARVAEQTIGEKFPPGLQRSESLLAHGLVDLIVSRKELRNTLIRILKIIWKNGSSSAE; encoded by the coding sequence ATGTGGTTTAAGAAGAAGGTCAAGGCAAAGCCGGAAGAAAAGCTGCAGCTTCCCAAGGATTTGTGGGTGAAGTGCGAGACGTGCGGCGAGATTCTTTATCGGAAGGAGCTGGCAAAGAATCTCTGGATATGTCCGAAGTGCACGTTCCATTTCAGAATAAGCTGCCGCAATTACATCTCGCTCCTTCTTGATGATGCAGCACTCCAGGAACTGAACGGCAACATCGAGGCGAAGGACCCGCTGGATTTCCCCAATTACAAGAAGAAACTGAAAGCCGCCCAGGAAAAGACCAAGATGAAGGAAGGGGTGGTCTACGGTCATGCCAAGATAGGAGGCATCCCCGTGGTCTTTGCAGCGATGGACTTTGGTTTTATGGGCGGAAGTATGGGGTCTGTCGTCGGTGAAAAGATCGCCCGGGCGATCAGACTGGCGCGCAAAGAAGGGGTTCCTTTGATAATCCTGTCCGCCTCAGGCGGAGCACGGATGCAGGAAGGGATCTTTTCATTGATGCAGATGGCGAAGACGTCGGCTGAACTTGCACTCCTTGCAGAGAAAGGGCTTCCCTATATATCTGTTCTCACCCATCCCACCACTGCCGGAGTGATGGCGTCCTATGCGTCGCTCGGAGACATTATAATCGCCGAACCCGGCGCCCTGCTCGGTTTTACCGGCGCCCGGGTGGCGGAGCAGACAATCGGCGAGAAGTTTCCTCCGGGGCTTCAGCGCTCAGAGAGCCTTCTGGCACACGGTCTGGTGGACCTCATCGTGTCAAGAAAAGAGCTGAGAAACACCCTCATAAGGATATTAAAGATCATCTGGAAGAATGGCTCATCTTCTGCTGAATAA